The genome window agcgCTGGGAGACTGAGTTCACACAGTTACAACCTACCTGCAGTCACCTTACATGGAGAAACCCCATGGTAGGTCAATCTGCATAAAGTACAGAAGGCAAAATTGCAGCTGGAACAGATGCCCATTGTGCAGCCAGGCTCCTGCATCACAGGCAGCTGGCAGGATGGGCGGGGGCAGTACACCACATCTGCCATCAGGTCCAAGGTAGACTGGAGGAGAAGGCGGTCATAACGGGCAAATAACTCTGCTTCCACTAGCTCTTTGACCTGGAGGGAAATATAAAACATCACAGGTTTGATGATTTCCCAACCAGTTCTGATCCTGAGGAGATCCTTAGGAAGCTAGTGTAAACCAGAGGCACATAAACTAAAACTCTACCTTCAAAATCAAACCAAGTTATGGGAGGTCTACATCTTGACTGAGATGGTGGTTACATGGGTCTACACATGTGTAAAAACTAAGCAGACAGGGGGAAggatgagctgtgacagggcgagagagagtcatggacatatacacactaacaaacgttaaggtagatagctagtgggaagcagccacatggcacagggatatcagctcggtgctttgtgaccgcctggaggggtgggatagggagggtgggagggagggagacgcaagagggaagagatatgggaacatatgtatatgtataactgattcactttgttataaagtagaaactaacgcaccattgtaaagcaattataccccaataaagatgttaaaaaaaaaaacaaaactaagcagacagtacactttaaatgagtacATTTATGCCTTAATGGAGTtgactggaaaaaaaaggaaaccaagcaGGCTGTCTTTAAAAGTCTGTAAAACATTTGGTTAACTATTCTAAGAGATAACCCCTCCAGATCCCAACGTCACATAAAGACAGGGTCGTACTTCCCCCACCTAGCAGATATACAGAGTAAATCACCAGaattactttacttttttaactGCTCATCCCTGCGGAGGACCACACATTCCAAAGCCAGCAAAGGAAGCATTTACATTTGCTTAAACTAAGATCATGGCATTCTTGATGGATACAATGGAACGACTTGTGGGCTGGCTCCCAGGCCTCAGACCGCCCTGAGGAGCCCTGTCAAGAAGCTCCTGAGGAAATGTCTCCCTTTGTGAGAGAGAATTAGGGGGCGGCTGTCAGCAGAGTAAAAGAGTTACCTGACCAGGCGTAGCCACTGAAGGGCACTTGGGTTCTGGGCAGTTGAGGCACTGAACTTGGCCATCTCTGATCTGGATTTCAAAGTAGTCCTTGAGACAGGCTTTGCAGTACACATGCCTGCACTCCAAGAAGTACATGCACTCACTACCCAGCTTCTCACAGAAGCAGATATTGCACAGGAACAATTTACTATTAAAGCATTTTATCTGTTGAGCCTGATCGAAGTCCAAGATTTCCTGGATCAGACTGGACAACGATTCCACATCCTGCACGGCTCTCTCGTCCACAACTTCCGCTTGGTCTACATCAGATCCAGCAGCTCCTCCAAAATCTAGCTCTGTGTTGGAAGAAGCTTGAGCCATCCTCCTCTGAACTTTTTTCTGAGAACCCATCTTGAGTTCAAAAGGAGAGACAATATTCAGATACGCTAAGGTCTCTTCTTTAAGAAACTGCATCCAGGCAAACAGGACCACGCTGCCGCGGTGTTCTTCCCACAGGTTGTCTAAGTGCTTGCAGAGAGCAGACAGCTAGGGGAAAACACATGAGGATGCTGGTAAGTTTGGAAAGATGACGATGCTGTCAACTCCTGATTTCCCTTGAAATCTTTTTAGGTCAGGGTTTTCTACCTCCTAACATGATTTTTCACTTCTGTGATAAACTGCTGCACAACAGCATCGGTGTTCTTATCGAAGCACTTCTTAAACTATTCAGCAACACGAGCCACAGTAGAACACAAGGTCAGAAGCTAAAAGAAGTATCattaaaacaagagaaacagCAAGACTCTACCAAATGCAGAATTAGGTTTACAtaggagccactgcaatgggggactttttctgttctttatttttcttcatgttagTATTGCTACCTCGTGTAGGAGAAGAGATCTAGTTCTAAAATGAACTATTTCTATTCCTTGGAGTCCTAGCCCTGTAGGTACCCTACAATAATGATTAGGAAAAGAACAGTTTAAAAATACCATCCAAACCttaaaattaattctttcagTCGTATCAAGAAGCCACCTCGTGCGAAAGAATCACTAACAGAATCTAACCTCAGAGTCCTTGGTATTCAGATTTACAAGCTGATTTTAACTAAGCAATCTGGGCTTACACCAGATCCTGGCTAATAGAGGGAGGCAGGTTGATATTGAATCCAGACATGATTATAAGCCCTTAACATGGTTTGGCTGCCACAGGCAAAGCTCACATTTCCTAACCTAAGCAACCAAAGTTTAAACTATTTTGACTTTTCCTCCTTAAAATTGGTctgttcatgggcttccctggtggcgcagtggttgagagtccgcctgccgatgcaggggacacaggttcgtgccccggtccgggaagatcccacatgccgcggagcggctgggcccgtgagccatggccactgagcctgtgcgtccggagcctgtgctctgcaacgggagaggccgcaacagtgagaggcccacgtaccgcaaaacaaaaaaaaacccaaaaagctgGTCTGTTCAATTTGAAAGGCAAATATAATTAGATTTTccattagaaatgtaaaatattttaaagtagagCTCAGGAATCATaagcagcttttctttttaaggtacACATCAAAAAATAAGCCTTCCAGATgtaaataaattttgtaaatttgaaTACCAAGTGAAAAAGGACCACATTCTCTCTTCCTTACGCTGCGTAGTGCTATTCACTAAACCCTATACAGGCacaaaattaaacacatactACTTCAAGATTGGACAACTAATGCTTTTATACATTTGCATGAATATGCTTATATGATCAACCAGAAACCTgatgaaatctttaaaatgtaataaatactaaAAGGGAAGCCTTGTTCGTGAGTATTGCTTGAGCTACCAAGTCCAGTGGAGAAGCCATTCTCCTccatcctcttttcttctctagtCCCTTCTCAAAAGAGGCATCTGGGATGTACATAAATGTGAGGaataagggaggaagaaagagaagagcatGAGAGAGACTGTGTATATATACTGGAAGAGGAATAATGGAAAATACTAGAAAACTAAACCCACTTCTATCTACCAACCAAATTCAGTGAGGGACAGGGCCATGAATCAACTTCACTATCAACAGGTGAAATTCATGATGCCAAGGGATCAGGGCCCAGTAACAAACAAGAATTGAAGGAAGGACAAAAATTTGATAGAGAACCCTACTGTAATTTTAGCTGTGtaacataaaataatgaataaccCTCTTCTCCCCACACCCTAAAAGCCAGCATTAAGTAGATGCTATTTGGCTGGAATCTGAAACTGTATATGTGCAAACATGCATGGACATAAAGTATCAAGAGCTCTCTAGAGAAATGGGACTATAAATATCTAGATAATTCAGTCAACTCTCAGTGATCTAAATGTCAAACATCTTTGATATTCTTGGGCAAATCATCCACTGTCTTGCATGTGTTGCCTCTGAGACAGATATTAAAATGTAAggtaaaattcctttttattctacatgtattattctttcttaaagtttaattttgtttttaaactgtaaGTTCAATTTTACAAAAGCACTCTCATCTAAAGATTAGACTGGTGATGAGCAGGGGTGGGAATGAAAATTACATgatcaaaaaggaaaaactgacagcTGTTGCTTGAGGTCAAGTAACTCTGACAGCTTTTGTCTTAATACATCAGCCTATCAATCTTCATCATGACTTCTAGAAGAATAACTGCTACTGATCCATTATCTACCCCAGAATACATTATATTAGCTTCAAGCCATATTTATGTCTCAATCAAGAGTTGAGGTTGTTACTAGAAAAAGATATACAACCCAGAGGAAATGAAGATCATAATATAAGATCTCAAGCCTTAATGAGATATCTACAGGAATCATACACATTTCTATTTGTGTGCATTCACACCTATGTGAGAGTAGTCAACAACTCTGTTATTAAta of Delphinus delphis chromosome 3, mDelDel1.2, whole genome shotgun sequence contains these proteins:
- the RNF14 gene encoding E3 ubiquitin-protein ligase RNF14 isoform X1; translation: MSSEDREAQEDELLALASIYDGDEFRKAESVQGGETRIYLDLPQNFKIFVSGNSNECLQNSGFEYTICFLPPLVLNFELPPDYPSSAPPSFTLSGKWLSPTQLSALCKHLDNLWEEHRGSVVLFAWMQFLKEETLAYLNIVSPFELKMGSQKKVQRRMAQASSNTELDFGGAAGSDVDQAEVVDERAVQDVESLSSLIQEILDFDQAQQIKCFNSKLFLCNICFCEKLGSECMYFLECRHVYCKACLKDYFEIQIRDGQVQCLNCPEPKCPSVATPGQVKELVEAELFARYDRLLLQSTLDLMADVVYCPRPSCQLPVMQEPGCTMGICSSCNFAFCTLCRLTYHGVSPCKVTAEKLMDLRNEYLQADEANKRFLEQRYGKRVIQKALEEMESKEWLEKNSKSCPCCGTPIEKLDGCNKMTCTGCMQYFCWICMGSLSRANPYKHFTDPVSPCFNRLFHAVDVNGVIWEDEFED
- the RNF14 gene encoding E3 ubiquitin-protein ligase RNF14 isoform X2, yielding MQFLKEETLAYLNIVSPFELKMGSQKKVQRRMAQASSNTELDFGGAAGSDVDQAEVVDERAVQDVESLSSLIQEILDFDQAQQIKCFNSKLFLCNICFCEKLGSECMYFLECRHVYCKACLKDYFEIQIRDGQVQCLNCPEPKCPSVATPGQVKELVEAELFARYDRLLLQSTLDLMADVVYCPRPSCQLPVMQEPGCTMGICSSCNFAFCTLCRLTYHGVSPCKVTAEKLMDLRNEYLQADEANKRFLEQRYGKRVIQKALEEMESKEWLEKNSKSCPCCGTPIEKLDGCNKMTCTGCMQYFCWICMGSLSRANPYKHFTDPVSPCFNRLFHAVDVNGVIWEDEFED